A region from the Desulfitobacterium dehalogenans ATCC 51507 genome encodes:
- a CDS encoding DUF2922 domain-containing protein: MAIISKTVLRLTFNTTGNKAFSFSLDDPRPDLTKGEIEAAMDTIIEKNIFLSPSGELIGKRDIRIVGTMTNDMYDPPQA; encoded by the coding sequence ATGGCAATCATAAGCAAAACGGTTCTGCGGCTGACCTTTAACACAACCGGAAACAAAGCCTTTTCCTTCAGCCTGGATGATCCAAGGCCGGACTTGACTAAAGGCGAAATCGAAGCCGCCATGGATACGATCATCGAAAAGAATATCTTTCTTTCCCCCAGCGGTGAGCTGATCGGAAAGAGAGATATCCGGATCGTGGGAACGATGACCAATGACATGTACGATCCCCCGCAAGCTTAA
- a CDS encoding MBL fold metallo-hydrolase, producing the protein MIEQVYPDIFKIQIPLPNNPLKATNAYLVKGDERNLLIDTGFNRSECREAMDQAIEELGIAMENTDIFITHIHGDHSGLAGYLSRPTNTVYSGRYCAQSLQGYAEEGLKGFFDDLISQSGLPHISISAHPGYTYASDIVESVAIVQDGDILQVGEFSFQCIETSGHAPDHVCLYDSERKILFSGDHILGKITPNNTIWAPPATITRDYLGEYLKSLDKIASLDLKVVFPAHRYVLEDGYTRIEELKSHHQRRLENILTILGKGSLSGAQVASQMQWDLSIKSWEDFPPAQKIFATGEALAHLTHLVFQKVVVKELKDGVVYYTRV; encoded by the coding sequence ATGATTGAACAAGTATACCCAGATATTTTTAAAATTCAAATTCCACTTCCGAACAACCCTTTAAAGGCAACCAATGCCTATTTAGTCAAAGGAGATGAGCGGAACCTCCTTATTGACACCGGCTTTAATCGTTCCGAATGCAGGGAGGCTATGGATCAAGCTATAGAGGAGCTTGGTATTGCGATGGAAAACACGGATATCTTCATAACTCATATTCATGGCGATCATTCGGGCCTGGCCGGTTACTTATCCCGTCCGACCAACACAGTCTATAGTGGCAGGTATTGTGCCCAATCTTTGCAGGGCTATGCAGAGGAAGGGTTAAAAGGCTTCTTTGATGACCTGATCAGTCAAAGCGGGCTGCCCCATATCAGTATATCCGCCCACCCCGGGTATACCTATGCCAGTGACATCGTGGAAAGTGTAGCCATTGTCCAGGATGGGGATATTCTCCAAGTTGGAGAATTCAGCTTTCAGTGTATTGAGACCTCGGGTCACGCCCCGGATCATGTTTGTCTTTATGATTCGGAGCGAAAAATCCTGTTTTCCGGGGATCATATCTTAGGAAAAATCACTCCCAATAATACGATTTGGGCGCCGCCGGCAACCATCACCAGAGATTACCTCGGTGAATACCTGAAAAGCCTGGACAAAATTGCCAGTCTTGATCTAAAGGTGGTTTTCCCTGCCCATCGTTATGTTCTTGAGGATGGATATACAAGGATAGAAGAGCTTAAATCTCATCATCAGCGGCGGCTGGAAAATATCCTGACGATATTGGGCAAGGGGAGTTTGTCGGGAGCCCAAGTAGCCAGTCAAATGCAATGGGATTTATCCATTAAGTCCTGGGAAGATTTCCCGCCGGCCCAAAAAATATTTGCGACCGGGGAAGCTCTGGCCCACCTGACCCATCTTGTTTTTCAAAAGGTTGTGGTTAAGGAATTAAAAGATGGGGTGGTTTATTATACAAGAGTATAG
- the whiA gene encoding DNA-binding protein WhiA: MSFSAETKDELARIEERKKCCNLAELAALVRMDGTLQISNNSYALNVITESAPVARKVYRLAKTLLELPVDIMVRRKLRLKKNNSYMVKIYPRALADFQQLGLMDEEGEILPGIPNFLVKKKCDKIAYLRGAFLAGGSINNPEGTYHLEIITNDPLHADALSKLLNKFNLGAKVSMRKNWHVVYIKESEHIVEFLGFIGAHRALLEFENVRVLKDVRNQVNRLVNCETANLNKTVDAAVRQVENIQKVANTIGLQALPEPLREIAGLRLEYPDASLKELGEMLVPKVGKSGVNHRMRKIDELAEKLDEQSRQVKKGG, translated from the coding sequence ATGTCCTTTAGTGCCGAAACCAAGGATGAGTTGGCTCGGATCGAGGAAAGGAAAAAATGCTGCAATCTTGCAGAATTAGCTGCCTTAGTGCGGATGGATGGGACGTTGCAGATTTCCAATAACTCTTATGCCTTGAATGTTATCACTGAAAGTGCTCCGGTGGCGCGTAAAGTGTATCGCTTGGCCAAAACTTTATTGGAATTACCCGTGGACATCATGGTACGGAGGAAACTGCGCCTGAAAAAGAATAACTCCTACATGGTAAAAATCTATCCCCGGGCTTTAGCTGATTTTCAACAGTTGGGACTTATGGATGAAGAGGGAGAAATATTACCGGGTATCCCTAATTTTTTAGTAAAAAAGAAATGCGATAAAATAGCATACTTGCGAGGGGCATTTTTGGCGGGAGGATCCATCAATAATCCCGAAGGAACCTATCATCTGGAGATTATCACCAATGATCCTCTTCATGCTGACGCATTAAGCAAGCTTCTTAATAAATTTAATTTGGGAGCCAAGGTAAGTATGCGTAAGAATTGGCATGTGGTCTATATTAAAGAGAGTGAACATATTGTTGAATTTCTTGGCTTTATCGGCGCCCACCGGGCCCTTTTGGAATTCGAGAATGTTCGTGTTCTCAAGGACGTGCGCAATCAAGTCAATCGCTTGGTAAACTGTGAAACAGCTAACCTCAATAAGACCGTGGACGCGGCTGTACGGCAAGTAGAGAATATCCAAAAAGTAGCCAATACTATCGGTTTACAAGCCTTGCCGGAACCGTTACGAGAAATTGCCGGGCTGCGGCTGGAATATCCCGATGCCAGCTTGAAGGAGTTAGGCGAGATGTTGGTTCCTAAGGTCGGTAAATCGGGGGTCAATCACCGGATGCGTAAGATCGACGAGCTTGCAGAAAAGTTGGATGAACAAAGCAGACAGGTCAAGAAAGGAGGATGA
- the smpB gene encoding SsrA-binding protein SmpB yields the protein MASEGIKVISDNRKAYHDYFVEEKLEAGIILTGTEIKSIRNGRVNLKDSYARIENGEVWLYQLHISPYEQGNRFNHDPLRKRKLLLNRSEIIKLIGKVQQQGLTLIPTKIYLKHGLAKIELGVCRGKKNYDKRQDIAERDAKREIERHFRDQGKNY from the coding sequence GTGGCATCTGAAGGAATTAAAGTTATCTCCGACAACCGAAAAGCCTATCATGATTATTTTGTTGAGGAGAAGCTGGAAGCCGGGATTATCCTCACAGGAACCGAGATTAAATCCATTCGTAATGGACGTGTCAACCTCAAGGACAGCTATGCCCGGATCGAAAACGGTGAGGTTTGGCTTTATCAGCTGCATATTAGCCCATACGAGCAAGGAAACCGTTTTAATCATGATCCCTTGCGCAAGCGCAAACTCCTTCTTAATCGTTCAGAGATCATTAAGCTTATCGGGAAAGTGCAACAACAGGGACTGACCCTGATTCCCACCAAGATTTACCTTAAACATGGCCTGGCTAAAATCGAACTCGGGGTTTGCCGAGGGAAAAAGAATTATGATAAACGCCAAGATATTGCCGAGCGGGATGCCAAACGTGAGATTGAGCGTCACTTCCGGGATCAAGGCAAAAACTATTGA
- the secG gene encoding preprotein translocase subunit SecG, which yields MVIFLTVILVLSSLGLIATVLLQSGVSAGLGAIGGASESFFGKKKGLDAVLQKVSIASAVVFLLSSLGVAWLMK from the coding sequence ATGGTTATTTTTCTAACCGTTATATTAGTCCTTAGCTCCTTGGGTCTGATCGCAACGGTTTTACTTCAATCCGGCGTGAGTGCAGGTTTGGGGGCTATTGGTGGCGCCAGTGAGTCCTTCTTTGGGAAGAAGAAGGGATTGGATGCTGTCCTTCAAAAAGTTAGTATTGCCTCAGCTGTTGTATTTTTGCTGAGTTCTCTGGGGGTAGCCTGGCTTATGAAATAA
- the eno gene encoding phosphopyruvate hydratase, translated as MSYIDEIYGREILDSRGNPTVEVEVVLEDGSMGRAAVPSGASTGAFEAVELRDGDKGRFLGKGVLKAVEHVNKVIAPELEGLSPFDQPAIDRELIALDGTENKGKLGANAILGVSLANAKAAAECVGLPLYQYLGGVNAKELPVPMMNILNGGQHADNNVDIQEFMIMPVGAKSFTEALQMGTEVYHSLKAVLKEKSLATAIGDEGGFAPSLESNADALLAIMDAIQRAGYTPGKDIALALDVAATELYKDGKYHLEGEGLTKTSDEMIAYYEDLVEKYPIVSIEDGLSEEDWEGWKKLTEKLGSKIQLVGDDLFVTNPARLARGIKEKCANSILIKLNQIGTLTETLDAIEMAKRAGYTTVISHRSGETEDVTMAHVAVAVNAGQIKTGAPARTERVAKYNELLRIEEELGETGVYRGHEALGR; from the coding sequence ATGAGTTATATCGACGAGATTTATGGACGTGAGATCCTGGATTCCCGTGGCAATCCTACTGTTGAGGTAGAAGTCGTTTTAGAAGATGGTTCCATGGGGCGGGCGGCTGTTCCCTCAGGTGCTTCCACAGGTGCGTTTGAAGCCGTTGAATTGAGAGATGGCGATAAAGGGCGTTTTCTGGGTAAAGGGGTTCTTAAAGCCGTAGAACATGTTAATAAAGTGATCGCCCCGGAACTGGAAGGACTAAGCCCCTTTGACCAACCGGCTATTGACCGTGAACTCATTGCTCTTGATGGAACAGAGAACAAGGGTAAACTTGGAGCCAATGCCATTCTAGGAGTTTCTTTGGCTAACGCCAAAGCTGCAGCTGAATGCGTTGGACTTCCCCTTTATCAATACTTAGGGGGCGTTAACGCCAAGGAGCTCCCTGTTCCGATGATGAACATCTTAAACGGCGGTCAGCATGCTGATAATAACGTGGATATTCAAGAATTTATGATTATGCCTGTAGGTGCTAAAAGCTTTACTGAAGCTCTGCAGATGGGAACAGAAGTATATCATAGCTTGAAGGCAGTTCTTAAGGAAAAGTCGCTTGCGACTGCTATTGGCGATGAGGGAGGATTTGCTCCCAGCTTGGAATCCAATGCCGATGCACTGCTGGCTATTATGGATGCCATTCAACGTGCAGGTTACACGCCTGGAAAAGATATCGCTCTGGCCCTGGATGTAGCAGCCACGGAGCTTTATAAAGATGGAAAATATCATCTTGAAGGGGAAGGACTAACCAAGACTTCTGATGAAATGATTGCCTATTATGAAGATCTGGTTGAAAAGTACCCTATCGTTTCCATCGAGGACGGGTTGTCTGAAGAAGACTGGGAAGGATGGAAAAAGCTTACTGAAAAACTGGGAAGCAAGATTCAACTGGTGGGAGATGATCTGTTTGTCACCAATCCTGCCCGCTTGGCACGGGGTATTAAGGAAAAATGCGCCAATTCCATCTTAATTAAACTCAATCAGATCGGGACCCTTACTGAAACCCTGGATGCCATCGAAATGGCCAAACGTGCTGGATACACAACGGTTATTTCACATCGCTCCGGGGAAACAGAGGATGTGACTATGGCTCATGTAGCCGTCGCTGTCAATGCAGGACAGATTAAAACAGGTGCGCCCGCACGGACAGAACGTGTAGCAAAATATAATGAACTTCTTCGCATCGAAGAAGAACTTGGGGAAACCGGAGTTTATCGCGGCCATGAGGCATTGGGCCGTTGA
- a CDS encoding phosphoglycerate kinase yields MHKKGLKDIVVRDKRVFVRVDFNVPMDDHGNITNDTRIRAALPTIQYLIGEGAKIILASHLGRPKGKPDPKYSLAPVAKRLSKLLNRPVSIAPDCIGPEVEKEVAQLHEGEVLLLENVRYHEEEEKNEPEFVKQLARLAEVYVNDAFGTAHRAHASTEGIAHHIPGVAGLLLQKEIESMGKALEDAERPFVAIIGGAKVSDKIGVIENLLNKVDALIIGGGMANTFLKAQGYDLGKSLVEADKLSLAQEILDKAQELKVDILLPQDVVAAKEFKADAPYRITTIQELTEDEMALDIGPESAGLFSERIQKARTIVWNGPMGVFEMEHFAKGTEKVAQAVALCPGMTIVGGGDSVAAVEKMGVGNQMSHISTGGGASLKLLEGKTLPGVAALQTI; encoded by the coding sequence ATGCATAAGAAAGGGCTTAAGGACATCGTGGTACGAGATAAACGTGTTTTTGTGCGGGTTGATTTTAACGTACCCATGGATGATCATGGCAATATTACCAACGACACGAGGATTCGGGCAGCTTTGCCTACCATTCAATACCTAATCGGCGAAGGGGCCAAAATTATTCTTGCCTCCCATTTAGGACGTCCTAAAGGAAAACCCGATCCGAAGTACTCCCTTGCTCCCGTAGCAAAACGCCTCAGTAAATTGCTCAATCGACCGGTATCCATTGCCCCGGATTGTATCGGTCCGGAAGTAGAAAAAGAAGTGGCCCAATTACATGAAGGTGAGGTCCTTCTCTTAGAAAACGTTCGTTATCACGAAGAGGAAGAAAAGAATGAGCCGGAGTTTGTTAAGCAATTAGCTCGCTTAGCCGAAGTGTATGTTAATGATGCTTTTGGCACAGCTCACCGGGCTCATGCTTCCACAGAAGGAATCGCTCATCATATTCCCGGCGTGGCAGGCCTCCTTCTCCAAAAGGAAATCGAAAGCATGGGCAAGGCCTTGGAAGATGCGGAGCGGCCTTTTGTGGCCATTATTGGAGGAGCCAAGGTCAGTGATAAAATCGGTGTCATTGAGAACTTGCTCAATAAAGTCGATGCTCTTATCATTGGTGGTGGAATGGCCAATACCTTCCTGAAAGCTCAGGGATATGACCTGGGAAAATCTTTGGTGGAAGCAGATAAATTATCCTTAGCTCAAGAGATTCTTGATAAAGCGCAGGAACTTAAAGTAGACATTCTTTTGCCTCAAGATGTAGTGGCGGCAAAAGAATTTAAGGCCGATGCACCTTATCGGATTACCACCATCCAAGAGTTAACTGAGGACGAAATGGCCTTGGATATCGGACCGGAAAGCGCCGGCCTTTTCAGCGAAAGAATACAAAAGGCACGGACCATCGTGTGGAATGGCCCTATGGGTGTCTTTGAAATGGAACATTTCGCCAAAGGGACAGAGAAGGTTGCTCAGGCCGTGGCTCTATGCCCGGGCATGACTATAGTAGGCGGTGGAGATTCTGTGGCTGCCGTAGAAAAAATGGGTGTGGGGAATCAAATGAGCCATATCTCTACAGGAGGAGGAGCTTCTTTGAAGCTCTTAGAAGGGAAGACCCTACCCGGTGTAGCCGCACTTCAAACTATATAA
- the tpiA gene encoding triose-phosphate isomerase, translating into MAKRHPIIAGNWKMNKSLREAQDYAVRLLGMLGELTEIDVVVCAPFTALSVLKDELEESVIHIGAQDMFYAPNGAYTGEISAAMLVDVACTYVILGHSERREVLRETDEEIAKKVKAALKAGLTPILCVGENLANREEGKAFAIVRGQVEKDLTDLSADELKRVVIAYEPIWAIGTGKTASSEDAQEMCAMIRSTLAGIAGVVADEINILYGGSVKGDNIAELMEQPDVDGALVGGASLEPEGFAQLVQNAVAAL; encoded by the coding sequence ATGGCCAAACGACATCCTATTATCGCTGGAAATTGGAAGATGAATAAAAGCCTTCGTGAAGCTCAGGATTATGCGGTAAGGCTCTTAGGAATGCTTGGTGAACTTACTGAAATTGATGTTGTCGTGTGTGCTCCCTTTACAGCCTTAAGTGTTCTCAAGGATGAGCTGGAGGAGAGCGTCATTCATATTGGGGCTCAGGACATGTTCTACGCCCCTAATGGGGCCTATACCGGAGAGATTTCTGCCGCTATGCTGGTGGATGTTGCTTGCACCTATGTCATCCTCGGGCATTCGGAGCGCCGGGAAGTTCTCCGTGAAACAGATGAAGAGATTGCCAAAAAGGTGAAGGCAGCTCTCAAAGCAGGGCTTACCCCTATTCTCTGTGTGGGTGAAAACTTAGCCAACCGTGAAGAAGGAAAGGCCTTTGCTATCGTTCGCGGTCAGGTGGAAAAGGATCTCACTGATCTTTCAGCGGATGAATTGAAAAGAGTGGTCATTGCCTATGAGCCCATTTGGGCCATTGGAACGGGTAAAACCGCCTCCAGTGAAGATGCTCAAGAGATGTGCGCCATGATTCGCTCCACGTTAGCCGGAATTGCCGGCGTGGTTGCCGATGAAATCAACATCCTCTATGGAGGGAGCGTTAAGGGCGACAATATCGCGGAACTCATGGAGCAACCGGATGTGGATGGAGCCCTTGTGGGCGGGGCCAGCCTTGAGCCTGAAGGATTTGCGCAACTGGTTCAGAATGCGGTGGCTGCCCTATGA
- a CDS encoding DUF1659 domain-containing protein produces MAVVAHPLSSTVVIRYQVGETPSGSPIIRQKSLNNVKAEATDQDIYDVAAALFGLSERLVIQTILRKNYDLIDE; encoded by the coding sequence ATGGCTGTAGTAGCTCATCCATTGAGCTCAACTGTAGTGATAAGATATCAGGTGGGTGAAACCCCCTCCGGTTCCCCGATCATCAGGCAAAAAAGCCTGAACAACGTCAAAGCTGAGGCCACGGACCAAGATATTTATGATGTGGCGGCAGCTTTATTCGGTCTGAGCGAACGTCTGGTGATTCAGACGATCCTCAGAAAAAATTATGATTTGATAGACGAGTAA
- the rpoN gene encoding RNA polymerase factor sigma-54, translating to MRIGYGLNLEQTQKLIMTPELRQAIAVLQLSAIELSGYVEQQMLENPLLDVIEDSADKSMDNTQESPSTQEKDESADESTWDMNWEEYFQHQEERISREYDPDAGQSNRFEPFLAAAPSLQEHLLEQIHIQKVPVSPDLLEYIIGNLDDNGYLPLSLEEIAGQLRLPLEEVEKGLAVIQSLDPLGVGARSLEECLRLQLPMLEEYPPEMPEFLKYLEDLAAGRLQRIANQLKITPSQVQDMADLIRTLDPKPGRRFAGSGEVRYILPDVVIEEVEGEYIILVNDVTVPRLGINQAYRKALSQNNESEIRKFVEQKLNAAAWLIRSIEQRRLTLYKVADAIVRRQEEFLRRGIRYLKPLNLKDIAEEIGVHESTVSRATSNKYVQTPRGIFEFKFFFATGLGSEQGITTEGIKQTLKGIIAAEDPKSPYSDQKLSEILKGKNMEISRRTVAKYRDELGIPSTTLRKRY from the coding sequence GTGCGCATAGGATATGGCTTGAACCTGGAACAAACGCAGAAACTAATCATGACACCAGAGTTGCGCCAAGCGATTGCAGTCCTGCAGTTATCAGCAATAGAACTCTCCGGTTATGTAGAGCAGCAGATGCTGGAAAACCCTCTGCTCGATGTGATTGAAGATTCAGCAGATAAAAGCATGGACAATACCCAGGAAAGTCCTTCAACTCAGGAGAAAGACGAGAGTGCTGATGAGAGTACTTGGGATATGAACTGGGAAGAGTATTTTCAGCATCAGGAAGAACGAATTAGCAGGGAGTATGACCCCGATGCTGGACAGAGCAACCGATTTGAGCCTTTTTTAGCGGCAGCTCCTTCTCTTCAAGAGCATTTGCTTGAACAGATTCATATACAAAAGGTTCCCGTGTCCCCGGATTTACTTGAATACATTATTGGAAACTTAGATGATAATGGCTATTTACCTCTTTCTTTAGAGGAGATAGCTGGACAGCTGCGGCTTCCTCTTGAGGAAGTAGAAAAAGGTTTGGCAGTTATCCAAAGTCTGGACCCTTTGGGAGTTGGGGCAAGGAGTTTGGAAGAATGCCTGCGCTTGCAGCTCCCCATGCTGGAAGAATACCCTCCGGAGATGCCTGAGTTTCTTAAGTACCTGGAGGATTTAGCCGCCGGTCGTTTACAAAGGATTGCTAACCAACTTAAGATTACCCCAAGTCAAGTTCAAGACATGGCGGATTTAATTCGTACCCTGGATCCTAAACCCGGTCGGCGTTTTGCGGGTTCTGGTGAAGTTCGGTATATCCTTCCCGATGTCGTGATTGAAGAGGTTGAGGGTGAATATATTATCCTGGTCAATGATGTGACTGTGCCCCGTCTGGGAATTAATCAGGCCTATCGTAAAGCATTAAGTCAGAATAATGAATCGGAGATTCGCAAATTTGTCGAGCAAAAACTCAATGCGGCAGCATGGTTGATTCGCAGTATCGAGCAAAGGCGACTCACTCTATATAAGGTTGCGGACGCTATTGTAAGACGTCAAGAAGAGTTTTTGAGGCGAGGAATTCGCTATTTAAAGCCTCTCAATCTCAAAGACATTGCGGAAGAGATCGGGGTCCACGAGTCAACGGTCAGTCGGGCTACATCCAATAAATACGTACAGACCCCTCGGGGAATCTTCGAATTTAAGTTCTTTTTTGCCACAGGTTTAGGTAGCGAACAAGGGATTACCACGGAAGGAATTAAACAAACCTTGAAAGGTATCATCGCTGCTGAGGATCCCAAGAGCCCATACTCTGATCAGAAACTCTCAGAGATCCTTAAAGGAAAGAATATGGAGATTTCACGACGAACCGTCGCGAAATACCGTGATGAACTGGGTATCCCTTCAACAACTCTACGGAAACGCTATTAG
- a CDS encoding DUF3102 domain-containing protein, protein MGDVSTERTPLLIAAEINTMKHQVCKVLLYNAIEIGSRLVEAKGLLPYGEWGRWLEESVSYSQKTAGNLIRLFEEYGPPQPASPDWQALSKLSYTQGLILLGIPEEERAQFITELDLESMSTRELQKAVQERNRAAAERDQALQEKTELQQTLADQEGQITRLSGERDNLITKVEELNQAKAKSEARAEKLSMDLKNLKQDTSAQAIDRMSNRLDQAYHKSKANKIAFLYESLDRNFRELLWELKEFAKQEPDTYKVYKDKIINFLAEGLKAKM, encoded by the coding sequence ATGGGGGATGTGAGCACAGAACGCACGCCGCTTTTAATAGCAGCTGAAATCAATACGATGAAGCATCAGGTATGCAAAGTTCTTCTGTACAATGCCATCGAGATCGGCAGCCGCCTGGTGGAGGCCAAGGGTCTGCTCCCCTATGGTGAATGGGGCCGGTGGCTGGAAGAGTCAGTCAGTTACTCCCAGAAAACGGCGGGCAACCTGATCCGCCTGTTTGAGGAGTATGGGCCCCCACAGCCCGCCTCACCAGATTGGCAAGCGCTTTCCAAACTGAGCTACACTCAGGGGCTCATTCTGCTGGGGATCCCGGAGGAGGAACGGGCTCAGTTTATCACCGAGCTGGATCTGGAGAGCATGTCGACCCGGGAGCTGCAAAAGGCGGTTCAGGAACGGAACCGGGCTGCGGCGGAGCGGGATCAGGCTCTTCAGGAAAAGACAGAGCTCCAGCAAACCCTGGCAGACCAGGAAGGCCAGATAACCCGGCTGAGCGGCGAACGGGACAACCTGATAACCAAAGTGGAAGAGCTGAATCAAGCCAAAGCGAAGAGCGAGGCCAGAGCCGAGAAATTGAGCATGGACCTAAAAAACCTTAAGCAGGATACTTCCGCCCAAGCCATCGACCGGATGAGCAACAGGCTTGATCAGGCTTACCACAAGAGCAAAGCCAATAAAATCGCCTTTTTATACGAGAGCCTTGACCGGAACTTCAGGGAGCTTTTGTGGGAGCTGAAGGAATTTGCCAAGCAGGAGCCCGACACATATAAAGTCTACAAAGATAAGATCATAAATTTTTTAGCTGAGGGCTTAAAAGCGAAAATGTAG
- a CDS encoding sodium-translocating pyrophosphatase — translation MDFASMPIWAVLAGLVGLAFAFYFASSVLKESPGNARMQEISLAIQEGAMAFLNRQYKTLIPFVIIIFIILTFLKSWQTAVSFLVGALLSAVAGYVGMGITTRANARTTEAARTSLNKALGVSFRAGAVMGLSVNGLGLIGVAALFLWFQDAETINSFAFGASAIALFARVGGGIYTKAADVGADLVGKVEAGIPEDDPRNPAVIADNVGDNVGDTAGMGADLFESYAATTIAAMLIGAVAFQSVGSGAPGLMLPLMIGVAGMLSSIIASFFVRTGENANPQTALNKGLWGTNLLTAIASYAIVQLMITEPVRVSETLTLTPNNIFIAIICGLVVNILIGLLTEYYTSNQKAPSQAIAKASETGAATNIIQGLATGMKSTALPVIVICVATYVSFAVAGIFGIAMAAMAMLSTAGMVVAIDSFGPVADNAGGIAEMAELEPEVRKTTDKLDSVGNTTAAVAKGFAIGSAALTALALFNAYSELAHLDRIDILVPTTIIGLFIGAALPFLFSAFAMEAVGKAAFEMIGEVRRQFREIPGLMEGKAKPDYRACVDISTKAAIRQMIVPGLLAIGSPILVGFLLGKDALGGMLAGGTVSGLLMAIFMANAGGAWDNAKKYVEAGNLGGKGTPTHAAAVIGDTVGDPFKDTAGPSLNALIKVMGTISLIIAPFLI, via the coding sequence ATGGATTTTGCTTCAATGCCTATATGGGCTGTCTTAGCAGGTCTTGTCGGGCTGGCATTTGCCTTTTACTTCGCAAGTAGTGTTTTAAAAGAAAGCCCAGGAAATGCTCGGATGCAGGAAATTTCTCTCGCGATTCAAGAGGGTGCCATGGCATTTCTCAATCGCCAGTACAAAACACTTATTCCTTTTGTAATCATCATCTTTATTATCCTGACTTTCTTAAAAAGCTGGCAAACTGCGGTATCTTTCCTTGTGGGAGCGCTGCTTTCCGCTGTGGCCGGCTATGTGGGTATGGGAATTACCACTCGTGCTAATGCCCGTACTACGGAAGCCGCTCGGACCAGCTTGAACAAGGCCTTGGGAGTATCCTTCCGTGCAGGGGCTGTTATGGGTCTTTCTGTTAACGGATTAGGTCTTATTGGGGTCGCTGCTCTTTTCTTATGGTTCCAAGATGCTGAAACCATCAACTCTTTTGCCTTTGGTGCCAGTGCTATTGCTTTGTTTGCTCGTGTCGGCGGTGGTATCTATACGAAAGCAGCCGATGTCGGTGCGGACTTGGTAGGTAAAGTTGAAGCCGGTATTCCTGAAGATGATCCTCGTAACCCTGCTGTTATCGCCGATAATGTGGGAGATAACGTAGGTGATACTGCCGGGATGGGAGCCGACCTTTTCGAATCCTATGCTGCTACCACCATTGCAGCTATGCTTATCGGTGCTGTAGCTTTCCAATCCGTAGGAAGCGGAGCTCCCGGACTTATGCTTCCCCTCATGATTGGGGTGGCTGGAATGCTTTCTTCGATTATTGCAAGCTTTTTTGTTCGTACCGGAGAAAATGCCAATCCACAAACTGCCTTGAACAAAGGGTTGTGGGGTACTAACTTATTAACAGCTATCGCTTCTTACGCTATCGTCCAATTGATGATCACTGAACCTGTGCGTGTAAGTGAAACCCTTACGCTAACTCCTAACAATATATTCATTGCGATTATTTGTGGATTAGTCGTTAATATTCTTATTGGTCTATTAACAGAGTACTATACGTCAAATCAGAAGGCTCCTTCCCAAGCAATTGCCAAAGCTTCTGAGACCGGTGCAGCCACCAATATTATTCAGGGTCTGGCTACCGGTATGAAGAGTACCGCTCTTCCTGTTATCGTCATTTGCGTTGCTACTTATGTTTCCTTTGCAGTCGCTGGAATCTTCGGTATTGCTATGGCTGCTATGGCTATGCTTTCTACTGCAGGGATGGTCGTGGCCATCGACTCCTTCGGACCGGTTGCGGATAATGCCGGCGGTATTGCTGAAATGGCCGAATTAGAGCCCGAGGTCCGTAAAACCACGGATAAACTCGACTCTGTAGGGAACACCACTGCCGCTGTGGCTAAAGGATTTGCTATCGGTTCCGCAGCCTTGACCGCCTTAGCTCTCTTTAATGCTTACTCTGAGCTTGCGCATCTGGATAGAATCGACATCCTCGTACCCACCACGATTATCGGTCTCTTTATCGGAGCCGCGCTACCCTTCCTCTTCTCTGCTTTTGCTATGGAAGCTGTAGGTAAAGCTGCTTTCGAAATGATTGGTGAAGTCCGTCGCCAATTCCGTGAGATTCCTGGTCTTATGGAAGGAAAGGCTAAACCGGATTATCGCGCTTGCGTGGATATCTCCACTAAAGCTGCTATTCGTCAAATGATTGTTCCTGGACTCTTAGCCATAGGCTCTCCGATCCTGGTAGGGTTTTTACTCGGTAAGGATGCTTTAGGTGGAATGCTTGCCGGTGGAACAGTTTCCGGATTGCTCATGGCAATCTTCATGGCTAACGCTGGTGGAGCTTGGGACAATGCCAAGAAGTATGTTGAAGCTGGAAATCTCGGCGGTAAAGGAACTCCGACTCATGCCGCTGCTGTCATCGGGGACACCGTAGGCGATCCCTTCAAGGATACAGCTGGTCCATCCTTAAACGCCTTAATTAAAGTTATGGGTACCATTTCCCTGATTATCGCTCCATTTTTGATTTAG